Proteins encoded by one window of Bacillus sp. DX3.1:
- a CDS encoding S-layer homology domain-containing protein, translated as MKKLIISGVCAAVFGTTFFAQNSFAETTSDNSNQNIKAASVQTSSFIDVPQSHWAYKEIQYMADHNIMRGFGNGYFGVKDKVTREELAVFLYRMIKIPDGPYKDPKPFNDIDGSNFKKEIVAVYNNGIFPYLKDEKFDPKRNITRAEIAVAFRTAFGLTKKFDHQFTDTQGHWASEEIKILYSNGITSGVGDNQFDPEGVATREQLAMFLYRAIPAASKPLQVN; from the coding sequence ATGAAAAAATTAATTATTTCGGGTGTATGTGCAGCGGTATTTGGTACGACTTTTTTTGCGCAGAATTCTTTTGCTGAAACAACAAGTGATAACTCAAATCAGAATATAAAAGCAGCGAGCGTTCAAACAAGTAGTTTTATAGATGTACCTCAATCGCATTGGGCGTATAAAGAGATTCAGTACATGGCTGATCATAATATAATGCGAGGATTTGGTAATGGTTATTTTGGTGTCAAAGATAAAGTGACACGTGAAGAATTAGCAGTATTTTTATACAGAATGATTAAGATTCCTGACGGTCCTTATAAGGATCCTAAACCTTTCAATGACATAGATGGTTCAAATTTCAAAAAGGAAATTGTAGCAGTATACAATAATGGCATTTTTCCTTATCTAAAGGATGAAAAATTTGATCCTAAGCGTAATATAACACGAGCGGAAATTGCAGTTGCGTTTAGAACTGCCTTTGGTTTGACTAAGAAATTTGATCATCAATTTACTGATACGCAAGGTCACTGGGCAAGTGAAGAGATTAAAATTTTATATAGTAATGGTATAACTAGTGGTGTAGGCGATAATCAATTTGATCCAGAGGGGGTTGCAACACGTGAACAGTTAGCTATGTTCTTATACAGAGCTATCCCAGCGGCTTCAAAACCTCTTCAAGTAAACTAA